Genomic window (Pseudomonas sp. L5B5):
GGATCGCGGTGCCCCGTTGCCGGGCCTTCTCGCGCAGCAACAGCAGTACCTGGCGCTGCACGGTGACGTCCAGGGCGGTAGTCGGTTCATCGGCGATCAGCAACTGCGGGTCGCAGGAAAACGCCAGGGCGATCATCACCCGCTGGCGCATACCCCCGGAGAGCTCGAAGGGGTAGGCCTGCAGCACCTGCTCGGGGTCGGCGATGTGCATGTCCCGCAGCAGGGCGATGGCCTTGGCCCGGGCCTGCTCCTGGCTCAGGCGCTGGTGATGGATGATCACGTCGAGCATCTGCCGGCCGATGCGCCGGGTCGGGTTGAGGGCGGTCATCGGCTCCTGGAAGATCATCGCCGCGTCGCGGCCGCGGATCTGCAGCAGTTGTTTTTCCGGGGTGGCGAGCATGTCGCGGCCCAGCAGGGACAGGCTGCCGGAGGTGATGCGGTAGCTGCGCTCGGGCAGCAGGCGCAGGCTGAGCATGGCGGTCACCGACTTGCCCGAACCGGACTCGCCGACCACGCCGACGATCTCCCCCGGGTTGACGTGCAGCGACACGCCGTTGAGGGCCTGCACGTTGCTGCGGTAGGCGGGGAATTCCAGGCTCAGGTTATCGATGTTGAGAACGGCGGATGAGCTCATGGTCATTTCCCCTGTTGCCGTGGGTCGAGCAGGTCACGGATGCCGTCACCCAGCAGGTTGAAACCGGTGGCGGTGAACAGGATCGCCAGCCCGGGAAAGGTCGAGTACCACCAGTTGTCGAGGATGAAGTTGCGCCCGGTGGCGACCATCGCCCCCCATTCGGCGGTGGGTTGCTGCGCCCCCAGGCCGATGAAGCCCAGGGCCGAGGCCATGAGGATGGCGCTGCCGATGTCCAGGCTCAATTGCACCAGCAGCGGCGGCATGGCGTTGCGCCCCACGTGCCAGCTGACGATGTGCCAGCGTCCGGCGCCGTAGGTCTGGGCCGCCTTGACGTAGCCCATCTGGCGGATGCTCAGGGCCTGGCCCCGGGCCAGGCGCACATAGAACGGAATGCGCACCAGGGTGATCGCCAGCATGGCGTTGAACAGGCTTGGGCCCAGGGCGGCGGCCAGGGCCATGATCAGCACCAGCGACGGCACCGAGAGCATGATGTCCATCAGGCGCATGACCAGGCTGTCGAAGCGCCCGCCGATGATCCCCGACAGGCAACCCAACAGGCCCCCGGCCAGGCACGAGGCAAAGGCCACGAACAGGCCCACGCCCACCGACTGGCGGCTGCCGTGGAGCACCCGGCTGAACAGGTCGCGGCCGACTTCGTCGGTGCCGAACCAGTGGGCGGCGCTCGGGGCGGCCAGGCGCTGGGCGAGGTTCAGGGCGTTGGGGTCATGGCTCGACAGCCAGGGGGCGAAGGCCATGCACAGCAGCACCAGCAGGGTCATGCACAGCCCGGCGATGGTCAGCGGGCTTTGCCGCACGCGGTAGCCCAGGTAGGCCAGGCGTGGGCGCCAGCCGCTGGCCTGGGCCGTGGGTGGCGGCAGGGGAATGTTCAAGGGAGCGGACATCTCAACTTACCTCGCCAATGCGCGGATCGATCACCCGGTACAGCAGGTCGATCGCCATGTTCAGCAGCACATAAATGAACGACACCAGAATCGCGAAGCCCATCACTGCCGGGAAATCCAGGGCCTGGATCGACTTCACCACATAGGCGCCCATGCCCGGCCAGGCGAACACCGTCTCGGTCAGCACCGCGCCGTACAGCAGGTCGCCCAGGGTCAGGCCGAGCACCGTCACCGAGGGGATCAGCGCATTGGGCAGGGCGTGGCGCAAAATCACCGCCCAGCGCGACAGGCCGTAGGCCCGGGCGGTGCGGATGTAGTCCTCGCCCAGCTGGTCGAGCATGGCCGAGCGGATCTGCCGCGCCACCACCCCGAGGTTGACGAAACCCAGGGTCAACGCCGGCAGGATCAGGTGCTGCAGGGCATTGAGAAACAGCGGGATGTCCCCGGCCAGCAGCGAGTCGATCAGGTAGAAGCCGCTGACCGTGGGTGGTGGTTCCAGGCCCTCGTCCAGGCGCCCGCTGCCGGGTAGCCAGCCCAGGTGGCCGTAGAACAGCACGATCAGTCCCAGCCCCAGCCAGAACGCCGGGGTGGAAATCCCGGTGACCGCCAGGGTGCGGGCGATCTGGTCGATAAAGCGGTTGTGATAGACCGCCGACAACACCCCCAGCGGCACCCCCACCAGCACCGACAGCAACAGCGCTGCCAGGGCCAGCTCCAGGGTCGCCGGGAAGAATGCCTGCAGGTCTTCCAGCACCGGGCGGCTGGTGCGGATCGA
Coding sequences:
- the ddpC gene encoding D,D-dipeptide ABC transporter permease, producing the protein MSAPLNIPLPPPTAQASGWRPRLAYLGYRVRQSPLTIAGLCMTLLVLLCMAFAPWLSSHDPNALNLAQRLAAPSAAHWFGTDEVGRDLFSRVLHGSRQSVGVGLFVAFASCLAGGLLGCLSGIIGGRFDSLVMRLMDIMLSVPSLVLIMALAAALGPSLFNAMLAITLVRIPFYVRLARGQALSIRQMGYVKAAQTYGAGRWHIVSWHVGRNAMPPLLVQLSLDIGSAILMASALGFIGLGAQQPTAEWGAMVATGRNFILDNWWYSTFPGLAILFTATGFNLLGDGIRDLLDPRQQGK
- a CDS encoding ABC transporter ATP-binding protein, with the protein product MTMSSSAVLNIDNLSLEFPAYRSNVQALNGVSLHVNPGEIVGVVGESGSGKSVTAMLSLRLLPERSYRITSGSLSLLGRDMLATPEKQLLQIRGRDAAMIFQEPMTALNPTRRIGRQMLDVIIHHQRLSQEQARAKAIALLRDMHIADPEQVLQAYPFELSGGMRQRVMIALAFSCDPQLLIADEPTTALDVTVQRQVLLLLREKARQRGTAILLITHDMAVVSQFCDRVYVMYTGAVVEQGSTAQVMLDPQHPYTRGLLSGLPEQVAPGAPLLTIPGQVPNLAHLPGGCTFRERCPQAMAMCAQRPPLHSINAGEQRKSACWLAAPESAQ
- a CDS encoding ABC transporter permease, with translation MAFLNMLRKRLLGLLLVVVGVSLITFTISHLIPGDPARLIAGDRASDAIVQNIRHQLGLDLPLYQQYGRYMLDLLHGDLGTSIRTSRPVLEDLQAFFPATLELALAALLLSVLVGVPLGVLSAVYHNRFIDQIARTLAVTGISTPAFWLGLGLIVLFYGHLGWLPGSGRLDEGLEPPPTVSGFYLIDSLLAGDIPLFLNALQHLILPALTLGFVNLGVVARQIRSAMLDQLGEDYIRTARAYGLSRWAVILRHALPNALIPSVTVLGLTLGDLLYGAVLTETVFAWPGMGAYVVKSIQALDFPAVMGFAILVSFIYVLLNMAIDLLYRVIDPRIGEVS